ATTGAGGCGAGAAATGACCCTATTTCTACTGCTACGACTAGGAGCCTTAATTGAATGACCGTGTTATTCCAACTTCACTCAAGTACCGTGTTGTTCAAGGGTTGCCACAATTTTTTGCCGTGCTACTCGAGACTCCGTGCAGTTCCAAGTACCGTGTTATTCAAGAGTCACCTGTATTACTCGTACGATCAGATCAATGCTttacaaatttctaatttctgcgacttaataactttttttcttttccctaCTTTGGCCCAAAAATGTCTTGTAAACGCAACGGACCAGTAAGTTGCTCGATGATATACAATgacataaaatttgaattagaCACACTTATTGATATATCACATGGAAAAGAACACATTCATTACGTTTGCGATTGGCTGTGGACGTTTTTGTACATCAATCGGTGGTTCCTCAGATTGAGCGTGTTTATCTCTAAGCTCCTTCCAATGATTCAATATGTCCGTGTACTCCAATATCTTTTCATAATCGTCTAACTTATTATACACGTGTAAAAGTCCTCGATAATCGTATTCTAAACCACTATAACCCTTTCCGAATAACTTTAAGCCTGtcgaaacaaaattttgcGAAATGTAATAGCGTTTTGTGTCATGATAAACGCAATTCAAAACATATATACTTACTGATCGAGATACTACGATGGTAAAGCTTTTCGGCGTCTCTGTACCGGTTCATATGGAAATTGTATAATGAAGCTAAATGCCCTATACTCAAACCTACTTCATAATCATCGGGTCctaataattcttctttaatacCAATAGCTTTCAGATGCATCGCTTCCGCTTCCTGGAACACATTGAACGTAcaacgaaataattaaatatgcagcgtgtatatacatactatATCAGTCTTTATTCTATGCATCGAGATACCTGAAACTTCCTCATACTCTGGTATAAGCGGCCCAAGTTTCCGTAATGTTTCGCCGTTTGTACGTTTCTTTCGCCAAACGCAGTTTTCGACATTTCTAAAGCAGACAAATGAAGACACTCGGATTTGAGTAAGAGATTCTGTTCAGACAACGGTGTGGACGCGTTATCTATAGCTATCTCTTCGAGAATAAGTGCCTTTATTCTCCTAGCACTCGCGAGCATCAAATGATTCGCGGGTAAATGTTTCTCCATGATATCTATAGCTTTTCCAGCATGATCACTGTAAAATGAGAGTTAATCGTAccgtataatatatacgataaGCCAGATGTAATTCCACAATTGATTACCTTGCATCGTCAAATCTGCCAGAGCTGTATTCGTGTACGTAGAGAGCGTAAGCTAAGTCTTCGTGTGCTAAGGCAACATGAAGATTAGTCCTGCCGAAAATCGTTTTTCTAATATCTAACGCAGTCTAAAATACAAGAACAGTTTTAATAATAGTCTGCACAGATTACGGTGATTCGCGCGGTGATTTGAAGATGTCTGGAGAtaaataccttgtatataGTTACACTATTGCTGATGCTATCGAAGTTTAGTAAGAAAAATCCGTAATCGATGAGAACGTCGCTATACTTCGGATGATCCGTATCGAATACTTCTCTCGCGAGGTATACGGCCTCCTTAATCAGCAAACCGGCTTTTTGGAATTCTCGCTTCACCACGCATGACTTCGCTGCTTGTCTCAAAACGTCGACGATGATTCCCGCGGGAAGCGATGGTTTCAATTGTTTTAACGCTTCTATGCTCCATCTGGATGGTGGGTAGTATtagtacatatacatataacgtcAGGAGtagaaattatgtaaaacaaacattatgtccatttctgtcaatgtaaattaactttaatctcgatttaacttgcttttcatctttttctaattcttaaaactagaaatggacataaatgAGGATCAACTCGCAGTCGAATTCGATTTCGATCCTCATTCCATATTGGTTTACAAGAGATCGATTAATAAGTCAAAAGTTTCTggcaattttaattcattttcgggaaatataataataatacgtatTAGGTAAGCACCTGTAAGCTTCGTCGTATTCGCTGCGTATATAGAATAGTACACTGAACTCTGCAAAAAGGGCAGCATGATTGCTATTATTGTACTGCTCGCTCTTTAACTTTTCTATCATTTTCATGGCAATTTGATGAGTCTCTGCAGCTTTCTCAAAGTCGCAGTATGCCGCTTCTGCATGTAACAGCCTAAAATGTCAATCGACAAGATGTACAATTCTTCTAATCCCGCTAGAAACTTGCTCGgtacaaaaatttgataatctaaagccccttgcacaatagctatacctttgtcggcaactttatcgcctattgtgcaaggggcttaaagATCTGTCAACTAGATACACATGCGCGCGAGCTTGTCGCCAAACACGATGTTACATTCTACTCGCagacattaattaaaactaatatatGTCGACGCTCATACTTGTGACAACAATCCAATGTTCTGCACCAATCCTTGGGGGTGTCATTGTATTTCACACACAATTCCTTGCAGGTTGTCAGCACCTTTTTACTTTCCAAATACCAGCCGGCGTCGCTGAGAAATCCACCGAGTCTCAAACCTAGATTTATCAATTTGTCTGGCGAAGAGGGACTTGAGCAGCATACCCTGCCGTAATGGTTGACCAGATGTCCCGCTATCCCTATCTTATGGTCCATCGGTGCCTTCGGTCacgaaaatacaaaaaaaggcaaaatattttctgacgTCAGAGGAAGAGTATGATGGGTGACAGCCATCAACATGTCATCAACCAAACTCCGATTAACATCGGTGTTTAAACTCGTCAAATAATACTTGTGCTTAATATGAATAGAATTGATTTCTTGTTTAACATATGGAAAAGAAGACCGGGTTAGAAatagcaaatttaaatttcactTTAGGCAGCTCCAGTCGGATTAATCGCCGATTAAGTTGATCCAAATCTGGTCCAAGTCACTCTCGAGGATTCCTACGTGACATGCTCACCTGAAATATTCTCAGGAGGTGTAATCGCCGATTGGTGACCTTGAGCATCTTGGAGAAAGTCTCCAGATCGCTTAATTCCGCCCCCAGTATGCATAGTCTCCTCTCTCTGTACAGCTGAAAGAGATCAAACCCCATGAAGGTCAACGGAAGGCTGTTACCGTTAAGCGCGTGCGGGGCGATATCAATCGGAGATCGGCCGTCTCGGAGGAATCGCGAAAACGGAGCGTCGAGTTCGCTCGTGCCGTGGACGGACGGTCCTCGGCGCGACTCGCGTCAactcctcgtcgtcgtcgtcgtcgtcggaaACGTCGGGGCACGACCGAGAACAATGCCGTCTCGTCCCGCCGAGGGTGGCGAGGCGGAGATACAAAAACAAGCGTGACTgtcatcgcgcgcgcggttatCTCGATCGTCTCCCCCTCGCCTCCCGTAATCGTCGCTGCGCCGCcggagacgacgacgacagctTGACGTCGTCCTTTTACCTGATAGTAGAGATCGAAGCGCACGCTCTTGGGCAGATCGGTGAGACACGGTTTGTAAGTGCGAAACCTGTCGACCACCGCGGACACGCACAACTGGTACAGGCTCCGCGTGGAAAACAACCGTGGCTCGCGTCCA
The nucleotide sequence above comes from Temnothorax longispinosus isolate EJ_2023e chromosome 4, Tlon_JGU_v1, whole genome shotgun sequence. Encoded proteins:
- the Pat1 gene encoding amyloid protein-binding protein 2, with amino-acid sequence MADGREPRLFSTRSLYQLCVSAVVDRFRTYKPCLTDLPKSVRFDLYYQLYRERRLCILGAELSDLETFSKMLKVTNRRLHLLRIFQAPMDHKIGIAGHLVNHYGRVCCSSPSSPDKLINLGLRLGGFLSDAGWYLESKKVLTTCKELCVKYNDTPKDWCRTLDCCHKLLHAEAAYCDFEKAAETHQIAMKMIEKLKSEQYNNSNHAALFAEFSVLFYIRSEYDEAYRWSIEALKQLKPSLPAGIIVDVLRQAAKSCVVKREFQKAGLLIKEAVYLAREVFDTDHPKYSDVLIDYGFFLLNFDSISNSVTIYKTALDIRKTIFGRTNLHVALAHEDLAYALYVHEYSSGRFDDASDHAGKAIDIMEKHLPANHLMLASARRIKALILEEIAIDNASTPLSEQNLLLKSECLHLSALEMSKTAFGERNVQTAKHYGNLGRLYQSMRKFQEAEAMHLKAIGIKEELLGPDDYEVGLSIGHLASLYNFHMNRYRDAEKLYHRSISISLKLFGKGYSGLEYDYRGLLHVYNKLDDYEKILEYTDILNHWKELRDKHAQSEEPPIDVQKRPQPIANVMNVFFSM